From one Haloferax marinisediminis genomic stretch:
- a CDS encoding RNA-guided endonuclease InsQ/TnpB family protein, translating to MVGDLSTRTVPIKLDVDESAADLLHQTTDHFLDAANYVVDVAWEPDWKLTSKQKLHNLTYYDVRDDSPLPANLVQAARNRAAEAVDGVVARWKQGKKASKPHFTSRFASYDARTVTVNDDHATLATIDGRVTAKFVLPDEQRDTPHSAYLFNDDYKVKGATLHYDDVEDCFYLHVRTKPAVENDDAGQGDAKHVSVLGVDLGITNIATISTGRFWSGSELNHWHREYEKRRGSLQQTGTRWAHENVQRVGRKQTGRFEQMLHTVSNELVEEALENECTHIVFEQLKGIRERLPHAKAVHKWAFHRLFEYVTYKAESEGLVVKQINPAYTSQRCSKCGFTHEDNRPTQNGQDVFGCLKCGYDVHADYNAAKNIGLKYLRDQQKSGRGGAPVGVRLNSGMLNVNGEYSSTVLHS from the coding sequence ATGGTGGGCGATTTAAGCACTCGAACCGTGCCCATCAAACTCGATGTGGACGAGAGTGCCGCTGACCTCCTCCACCAGACAACCGACCACTTTCTCGACGCCGCCAACTACGTCGTAGACGTCGCGTGGGAACCAGACTGGAAACTTACCAGCAAACAAAAACTCCACAACCTGACCTACTACGATGTTCGAGACGACTCCCCGCTTCCGGCGAACCTCGTGCAAGCCGCACGAAACCGCGCCGCAGAAGCAGTCGATGGTGTCGTCGCACGATGGAAACAAGGCAAGAAAGCCTCGAAGCCACACTTCACGTCACGGTTCGCTAGCTACGACGCTCGAACCGTCACCGTCAACGACGACCACGCCACACTCGCTACGATTGACGGGCGAGTCACCGCAAAGTTCGTCCTGCCCGACGAACAGCGTGACACGCCCCATTCAGCGTACCTGTTCAACGACGACTACAAGGTAAAAGGAGCAACGCTCCACTACGATGATGTTGAGGACTGTTTCTACCTTCATGTGCGGACAAAGCCCGCCGTGGAGAACGATGATGCCGGACAAGGCGATGCCAAGCACGTCTCCGTCCTTGGTGTTGACCTCGGCATCACAAACATCGCAACCATCTCAACCGGACGTTTCTGGAGCGGTAGCGAACTCAACCACTGGCACCGAGAGTACGAGAAGCGCCGAGGTTCGCTGCAACAAACCGGGACTCGGTGGGCGCACGAAAACGTCCAACGAGTTGGTCGAAAGCAAACCGGACGCTTCGAGCAGATGCTCCACACCGTCTCGAACGAACTCGTAGAGGAAGCCCTTGAGAACGAGTGTACGCATATCGTGTTCGAGCAACTCAAAGGCATCCGCGAACGCCTACCGCACGCAAAAGCGGTTCACAAGTGGGCATTCCACCGCTTGTTCGAATACGTCACGTACAAGGCCGAGTCGGAAGGACTTGTGGTGAAGCAGATTAATCCAGCGTACACGAGTCAACGTTGCTCAAAGTGTGGGTTCACCCACGAGGATAATAGGCCGACTCAGAATGGTCAGGATGTGTTCGGTTGTCTGAAGTGCGGGTACGATGTTCACGCGGATTACAACGCGGCGAAGAATATCGGCCTGAAGTATCTCCGCGACCAGCAAAAGTCTGGGCGTGGAGGCGCACCCGTAGGCGTGCGCTTGAACAGCGGGATGTTGAACGTGAACGGCGAGTATTCGTCTACTGTGTTACACAGTTAG
- a CDS encoding HU family DNA-binding protein, translating to MSIGNTQKRTLSRRDVLRKSSATALLLGLGLTGMSGPAVATSKPELVEAIATESGLSKADAKRAVDSLLSTTTKALIAGKSVTVVSFGMFSISKRSARTGRNDSTTRSSFSFEPCPKFATALDLTPGVGDEHRNPSSYRCHDGDVVVDAEQLAREHERRDADSGLSKADAKRALDAFVTATANALVTGDTVSLGEFGSFSISKRSARTGRNPQTGKEIKIPAKNEVKFKAGAELSKSVN from the coding sequence ATGAGTATTGGTAACACACAAAAACGAACACTCTCACGTCGAGACGTGCTCCGAAAGAGTAGTGCTACAGCGCTTCTGCTTGGGCTCGGACTGACAGGCATGTCAGGGCCAGCTGTGGCAACGAGCAAGCCAGAACTGGTTGAGGCGATTGCAACCGAGTCCGGTCTCTCAAAGGCCGATGCCAAGAGAGCAGTAGACTCCCTCCTTTCTACGACGACGAAGGCACTCATAGCAGGGAAGAGTGTCACCGTGGTCAGTTTTGGGATGTTCAGCATCTCGAAGCGATCTGCACGGACGGGACGAAACGATTCCACAACCCGTTCGTCGTTTAGCTTCGAACCGTGCCCAAAGTTTGCGACTGCCCTCGACCTCACTCCAGGGGTGGGTGACGAGCATCGGAATCCGTCCAGTTACCGGTGTCACGACGGTGATGTCGTGGTCGACGCAGAGCAACTGGCACGTGAACACGAGAGACGTGACGCTGACAGCGGGCTCTCGAAAGCTGACGCGAAGCGAGCGCTCGATGCATTCGTCACTGCAACGGCCAACGCGCTGGTCACCGGCGATACTGTTTCCTTGGGCGAGTTTGGGTCGTTCAGTATCTCGAAGCGGTCTGCGCGGACGGGTCGGAATCCACAGACCGGGAAAGAAATCAAGATTCCAGCCAAGAACGAGGTCAAATTCAAGGCTGGTGCTGAGCTCTCGAAATCGGTCAACTAA
- a CDS encoding cupredoxin domain-containing protein, with the protein MNIQPRENVEIPEFFFEPTGLHIEPGDTVKFNVATPHHNINAYHPRFGYRQRVPEETPPYSSPVLTAGDAWYYTFETEGVHDITCAPHELFGMVGRIVVGSATGPGANPVGEAPGGERARPPEFTAGTVLSDPALAPEKIVEKGSVSWSDVAAENKKLLLAPVSGHE; encoded by the coding sequence TTGAACATCCAGCCACGCGAAAACGTGGAGATTCCGGAGTTCTTCTTCGAGCCCACGGGCCTCCACATCGAACCTGGTGACACGGTGAAGTTCAACGTTGCAACACCACACCACAATATCAACGCGTACCACCCTCGTTTCGGCTACCGCCAGCGCGTTCCAGAAGAGACGCCACCGTACTCGTCGCCGGTGCTCACTGCAGGCGACGCCTGGTACTACACGTTCGAGACTGAAGGAGTCCACGACATCACGTGTGCCCCCCACGAACTCTTCGGGATGGTCGGCCGCATCGTCGTTGGTTCGGCAACCGGGCCTGGTGCAAACCCGGTCGGTGAAGCACCCGGTGGCGAGCGCGCACGACCACCCGAATTCACGGCCGGAACGGTGCTGAGCGACCCCGCGTTGGCCCCTGAGAAAATCGTCGAGAAAGGAAGTGTGAGTTGGTCGGACGTCGCGGCCGAAAACAAGAAGTTGCTCCTCGCACCGGTCAGCGGCCACGAATAA
- a CDS encoding MarR family transcriptional regulator, which yields MKPTDDQILEILGDSGLVLTPTVIAFNAGFDRSHVNRRLSEFVEKGLVTRVERGKYEISDKGLGYLSGDVDASEL from the coding sequence ATGAAGCCGACGGATGATCAGATTCTAGAGATACTGGGTGACTCCGGTCTCGTGTTAACGCCTACTGTTATTGCATTCAATGCTGGGTTCGATCGTTCCCATGTGAATAGACGCTTGTCAGAATTCGTCGAGAAGGGACTTGTGACACGCGTTGAACGAGGAAAATACGAAATATCAGACAAAGGCCTCGGCTATCTGTCTGGGGACGTCGATGCATCTGAATTGTAG
- a CDS encoding MarR family transcriptional regulator, which produces MSGSNLTGTDKAILDVLKRGRGGEDPWGIATKGYLVDETDFSRNSVYNRLEVLEARGYVKLIHEPTRLFEFVSDPREE; this is translated from the coding sequence ATGAGTGGCTCAAACCTCACTGGGACAGACAAAGCAATTCTCGACGTGCTCAAACGAGGACGTGGTGGCGAAGATCCGTGGGGAATTGCGACGAAGGGCTATCTCGTCGACGAAACTGACTTCTCACGAAACAGTGTGTACAACCGCCTCGAAGTACTCGAGGCCCGTGGCTACGTGAAGCTCATTCATGAGCCAACGCGACTCTTCGAGTTCGTGAGTGATCCACGAGAAGAGTAA
- a CDS encoding DUF4352 domain-containing protein, whose translation MNRRHYIGLCGGALAGLSGCTSDEQPEQVTNTPETTNGDSSGNQGRAEGTTVTQTETPTEQVAEAKIGEVVEDNTLAMIVKGVEKTEKIGRFQEADSGKTYVVADLAIKNRTSDEFIGFSGLLQTRLKDDEDYTYDQTFASTGKNLDGGQIAPGEVSRGDIVYEVPKDASGLIMQFDFQAVSLFKFSRVEIDLAQSADSIAELEQNLQVDMYGPGDSVKFNETVVTVNGIETETSLGSFAKADEGNEFVIIDITTTNNTSEELNISTLLQMLLKDGEGYSYPMSITALSALDRGYEQGSPLASGETRRGKVPYEVPEGKSPLYWAFEFSVWVDGTKTFWQVR comes from the coding sequence ATGAACCGGAGACATTACATTGGACTCTGTGGTGGGGCGCTCGCTGGTCTTTCCGGATGTACGAGTGACGAACAGCCCGAACAGGTTACGAACACCCCGGAAACGACAAACGGTGATTCGAGCGGGAATCAAGGTAGGGCAGAGGGAACGACGGTAACGCAGACTGAGACGCCGACAGAACAGGTCGCGGAGGCGAAGATAGGCGAAGTGGTGGAAGACAATACTCTCGCGATGATCGTCAAAGGAGTTGAGAAGACCGAGAAAATCGGTAGGTTCCAGGAAGCGGACTCTGGGAAAACTTACGTTGTCGCCGATCTCGCAATCAAGAATCGCACGTCGGACGAGTTTATCGGCTTTTCGGGGCTTCTACAAACGCGGCTCAAGGATGACGAGGACTACACCTACGACCAGACGTTCGCGTCAACGGGGAAAAACCTCGATGGAGGGCAAATTGCGCCTGGAGAAGTTTCACGAGGCGACATCGTCTACGAGGTTCCAAAAGACGCCTCAGGACTCATCATGCAGTTCGATTTCCAAGCCGTTTCGCTGTTTAAATTCTCCCGTGTCGAAATTGACCTCGCTCAGTCGGCAGACAGTATCGCGGAGCTAGAGCAGAATCTACAGGTCGATATGTACGGACCCGGAGATTCCGTGAAATTCAACGAGACAGTCGTAACGGTCAACGGTATTGAGACAGAAACGAGTCTCGGTTCATTCGCAAAGGCTGACGAAGGAAACGAGTTTGTCATTATCGACATAACGACGACGAACAACACCTCGGAGGAACTCAACATCTCGACGCTCCTTCAGATGCTTCTCAAGGATGGCGAAGGATATAGTTACCCAATGAGCATCACCGCACTGTCAGCACTTGACCGTGGCTACGAGCAGGGAAGCCCACTCGCATCTGGGGAGACTCGACGTGGAAAAGTACCATATGAAGTTCCGGAAGGCAAGAGCCCACTCTACTGGGCCTTCGAGTTTAGCGTGTGGGTTGACGGGACGAAGACGTTCTGGCAAGTTCGGTAA
- a CDS encoding BtpA/SgcQ family protein — protein MDIFNTEKPIIGMVHLPPLPGAPGFDGDRHEIRTRLRQDAAALESGGVDGIMLENFGDAPFYPDRVPRHVVADVAALAATLREHVSVPFGVNILRNDVQSALGIAAATDGAFVRVNVHTGARLTDQGLIEGMAHETLRLREQLDADVAILADIDVKHSAPLAERSHDEVVGELVERGGADGIIVSGTGTGEAVDTTALEQVVDARDARGLDVPVLIGSGVTPETAPELLSVADGAIVGTALKQGGKTTNPVDEAAVERLVEAVR, from the coding sequence ATGGACATATTCAACACGGAAAAACCGATTATCGGGATGGTACACCTCCCGCCCCTCCCGGGGGCACCCGGTTTCGACGGTGACCGACACGAGATTCGCACGCGACTCCGACAGGATGCAGCAGCACTCGAGTCGGGCGGTGTCGATGGGATCATGCTCGAAAACTTCGGTGACGCCCCCTTCTACCCAGACCGTGTGCCTCGCCACGTCGTCGCTGACGTCGCGGCACTCGCTGCAACGCTTCGTGAGCACGTCTCGGTGCCGTTTGGGGTGAACATCCTCCGGAACGACGTCCAAAGTGCACTCGGCATCGCCGCTGCAACGGACGGTGCGTTCGTCCGCGTAAACGTCCACACCGGTGCCCGACTGACTGACCAGGGCCTCATCGAGGGGATGGCCCACGAAACCTTGCGACTTCGTGAGCAACTCGATGCTGATGTTGCCATTCTCGCTGATATCGACGTGAAACATTCTGCGCCACTCGCTGAACGCTCACACGATGAGGTGGTTGGCGAACTCGTCGAACGCGGCGGTGCCGACGGAATCATCGTGAGCGGGACTGGCACGGGCGAAGCGGTCGATACGACCGCGCTCGAGCAGGTGGTCGACGCTCGCGATGCTCGCGGTCTCGACGTCCCTGTGTTGATCGGAAGCGGTGTCACACCCGAGACCGCACCAGAGTTGCTCTCGGTCGCCGATGGCGCAATCGTCGGAACGGCCCTCAAGCAGGGTGGCAAGACGACGAACCCCGTCGACGAAGCGGCAGTCGAGCGTCTCGTCGAGGCCGTTCGGTAG
- a CDS encoding class I SAM-dependent methyltransferase → MILEILIHQHILFALRMTNTERDYHGYTPMDYDADSEADEVYQMCLSYLLAHAPIESDDIVLDIGTGTGIVALELASKCDHVFGRDIYGEWLRYAREKAEQRGIENVSFGHGSFRDPNVDEPVDVIVASYALYMAFDEGGEDELRAAVDGLAALNPRCLVVADKMRFGQVQSPSEYETLPPMGTVANLLVEAGFTLTDIEIITESAGVIIATR, encoded by the coding sequence ATGATTCTTGAGATCCTTATCCATCAGCACATCCTATTTGCCCTACGGATGACCAACACGGAACGCGACTACCACGGCTACACCCCGATGGACTACGATGCGGACAGCGAGGCAGACGAGGTGTACCAGATGTGTCTGTCGTATCTCCTCGCACACGCGCCCATCGAGTCTGACGACATCGTGCTCGACATCGGTACGGGTACCGGCATCGTCGCTCTCGAACTTGCGTCGAAGTGCGACCACGTGTTCGGACGAGACATCTACGGCGAGTGGCTTCGATACGCCCGCGAAAAGGCTGAGCAACGCGGCATCGAGAACGTCTCGTTCGGCCACGGGTCGTTCCGTGACCCCAACGTTGACGAACCGGTGGACGTCATCGTGGCCAGCTATGCCCTCTACATGGCCTTCGACGAAGGGGGCGAGGACGAATTACGCGCCGCTGTCGACGGGCTCGCGGCATTGAATCCGCGTTGTCTGGTCGTGGCCGATAAGATGCGTTTCGGGCAGGTGCAGTCGCCAAGCGAGTACGAGACGCTGCCACCGATGGGAACCGTCGCAAATCTCCTCGTTGAGGCAGGGTTCACGCTCACCGATATCGAGATCATCACTGAGTCAGCCGGTGTCATCATCGCCACCCGGTAG
- a CDS encoding carbohydrate kinase family protein has product MSSLDVVTVGSAVIDHSYSLSNLPKPDGGAFAREHTTDVGGVAANVASGLAEFGNDTGVITRVGEETAAEIEADLQARDIDCTRIQSGAEESSYTLILRGPDGERMIVAGGQSVPNLRLDDQDIEYASQANVVFTSAYAPDEAVSRLVTARERGGISTLVFDLAGPLPELEGRGTKPETIDRLLPVVDLFVVGEVAARSYFGGDSEAAIATLTEQNTTRAAFTRGKDRALLLEGETVTEIPAFDVDVNDTTGAGDTFTAGLIHTWLLNDYSARDAGRFAAATAALNCTALGARGYLPSVSAVREFLESQ; this is encoded by the coding sequence ATGTCGTCACTCGATGTCGTAACGGTCGGCAGTGCCGTGATCGACCACAGCTATTCGCTCTCGAACTTGCCGAAACCCGATGGCGGTGCCTTCGCCCGTGAACACACGACCGATGTGGGAGGCGTCGCTGCAAATGTCGCCTCGGGACTCGCTGAATTCGGAAACGACACGGGAGTCATCACACGCGTCGGCGAAGAGACCGCCGCCGAGATCGAAGCTGACCTCCAGGCACGCGATATCGACTGCACGCGGATTCAGTCAGGGGCCGAAGAGTCGTCGTACACGTTGATTCTGCGTGGGCCGGATGGAGAACGAATGATTGTCGCTGGTGGCCAGAGCGTGCCGAACCTTCGACTCGATGATCAGGACATTGAGTACGCAAGCCAAGCCAACGTCGTCTTCACCAGCGCCTACGCTCCCGATGAGGCGGTCTCGAGGCTGGTGACCGCGCGCGAACGCGGTGGGATTTCGACACTCGTCTTCGATCTCGCTGGTCCACTCCCAGAGCTCGAAGGCCGAGGAACGAAACCAGAAACGATCGACCGACTCCTCCCTGTTGTCGATTTATTTGTGGTGGGTGAGGTTGCGGCACGCTCGTATTTCGGTGGCGACTCAGAAGCAGCCATTGCAACACTCACCGAACAAAATACCACTCGTGCTGCGTTCACACGAGGGAAGGACAGAGCACTCCTTCTCGAAGGCGAGACAGTGACCGAAATTCCGGCGTTCGACGTGGACGTGAACGATACGACCGGGGCTGGAGACACATTCACGGCGGGGCTGATTCACACGTGGCTCCTCAACGACTATTCGGCACGGGACGCCGGACGCTTTGCCGCAGCCACGGCCGCACTCAACTGTACTGCGTTGGGCGCACGTGGGTATCTCCCGTCTGTATCCGCTGTCCGTGAGTTCTTGGAGAGTCAGTAG
- a CDS encoding alkaline phosphatase family protein: protein MGLFDRLTGGSDDPRVAFLGIDGVPYSLIEDNPDVFPNLTKIAAAGASAPIDSIVPPESSACWPALTTGVNPGETGVFGFQDREPGSYDTYVPMGSHVKATRVWDRVTDAGRKATVMNVPVTFPPQRDVQRMVSGFLSPSVGKAAHPQSFADDLDANNYRIDADAKLGHDDDKSSFIENAHQTLKRRYEAFERYIEKDDWDLFFGVFMTTDRVNHFLFKDYAEDGTYSDEFLEFYRTVDEYIGDLHDSLPEDVTLVVASDHGFTSLDYEVHCNTWLEQNGWLSYESEDHDSLSDISGDSKAYSLIPGRFFINLEGRDPRGAVPQDEYEKVRDELKAELEALEGPNGTKVAERVVTKEEAFHGAQDHLAPDLVVIPNHGFDLKSGFKGHDDVFGTGPRNGMHSFDNATLVIDDEDATISGDVDLYDITPTLLDLMEVDVDAAFEGKSLV, encoded by the coding sequence ATGGGACTTTTCGACCGCTTGACCGGAGGGAGCGACGATCCACGCGTCGCCTTCCTCGGCATCGACGGTGTACCGTACTCACTCATCGAGGACAACCCCGACGTCTTCCCGAACCTCACCAAAATCGCTGCAGCGGGTGCGAGCGCCCCAATCGACTCCATCGTGCCCCCAGAATCGAGTGCCTGCTGGCCCGCACTCACGACGGGCGTCAACCCCGGTGAGACGGGTGTCTTTGGTTTCCAGGACCGCGAGCCAGGCAGTTACGACACGTACGTTCCGATGGGAAGCCACGTAAAGGCGACGCGTGTCTGGGACCGCGTGACCGACGCCGGCCGCAAAGCAACGGTGATGAACGTCCCTGTGACGTTCCCCCCACAGCGAGACGTCCAGCGCATGGTCTCTGGGTTCCTCTCGCCCAGCGTCGGCAAGGCCGCTCACCCACAGTCGTTCGCCGACGACCTCGACGCGAACAACTACCGAATCGACGCCGACGCCAAGCTCGGCCACGACGACGACAAGTCATCATTCATCGAGAACGCGCATCAGACACTCAAGCGACGCTACGAGGCGTTCGAGCGCTACATCGAGAAGGACGACTGGGACCTCTTCTTCGGCGTGTTCATGACCACCGACCGGGTCAACCACTTCCTCTTCAAAGATTACGCCGAAGATGGAACCTACAGCGACGAGTTCCTCGAGTTCTACCGGACGGTCGACGAGTACATCGGTGACCTCCACGACTCCCTCCCCGAGGATGTGACCCTCGTCGTCGCCTCTGACCACGGGTTCACCTCGCTCGACTACGAGGTCCACTGCAACACCTGGCTCGAACAGAACGGCTGGCTCTCTTACGAGAGTGAGGACCACGACTCCCTGTCCGACATCAGCGGCGACTCGAAGGCGTACTCGCTCATCCCCGGTCGCTTCTTCATCAACCTCGAAGGGCGTGACCCACGCGGGGCTGTTCCCCAGGACGAGTACGAGAAAGTCCGCGACGAGCTGAAAGCTGAACTCGAAGCACTCGAAGGACCGAACGGCACGAAGGTCGCAGAGCGCGTCGTCACCAAAGAAGAAGCGTTCCACGGTGCGCAAGACCATCTCGCTCCGGACCTCGTCGTCATCCCGAACCACGGCTTCGACCTGAAGTCCGGCTTCAAGGGTCACGACGACGTGTTCGGCACTGGCCCACGCAACGGGATGCACTCGTTCGACAACGCGACGCTCGTCATCGACGACGAAGACGCGACGATTAGCGGTGACGTGGACCTCTACGATATCACGCCGACGCTCCTCGACCTGATGGAGGTCGACGTCGACGCGGCGTTCGAAGGGAAGAGTCTCGTCTAA
- a CDS encoding NAD-dependent epimerase/dehydratase family protein, whose amino-acid sequence MEGKRVLVTGGAGFIGSNLANHLAEENDVVAIDDLYLGTPENLDSSVEFHDVSVLDDDLPTEGVDVVFHLAALSSYKMHEEDPAKGARVNIEGFVNTVEQARNDGCDTVVYATTSSIYGSRTEPSPESMDVKARTGYEASKLARERYAEYFHHHYDMQLAGMRFFSVYQGFGGAEEHKGEFANTVAQFAHQIANGESPELFGDGSQTRDFTHVDDIVRGLEMAADERLQGIFNLGTGVSYDFNEMVGMINEVLGTDVDPVYIENPFEIYVHDTKADYSKMHEATGWEPEITFEKGVEKVCEPYLE is encoded by the coding sequence ATGGAAGGCAAACGTGTCCTCGTCACCGGCGGGGCCGGCTTTATCGGGTCAAATTTAGCGAACCATCTCGCCGAGGAGAACGACGTCGTCGCCATCGACGACCTGTATCTTGGCACGCCCGAGAATCTCGATTCGAGTGTGGAGTTCCACGACGTGAGTGTGCTTGACGACGACCTGCCCACTGAGGGTGTCGACGTAGTGTTCCACCTCGCGGCGCTGTCGTCGTACAAGATGCACGAGGAAGACCCGGCGAAGGGTGCCCGTGTGAACATCGAGGGCTTCGTGAACACGGTCGAGCAGGCACGAAACGATGGGTGTGACACAGTCGTGTACGCGACGACCTCTTCGATTTACGGGTCGCGGACCGAGCCGTCGCCGGAGAGTATGGACGTCAAAGCGCGGACGGGCTACGAGGCGTCGAAGTTGGCTCGTGAGCGCTACGCCGAGTACTTCCACCACCACTACGATATGCAGCTGGCGGGGATGCGCTTCTTCTCCGTCTATCAGGGTTTCGGTGGTGCTGAGGAACACAAAGGTGAATTTGCGAATACGGTTGCACAGTTTGCGCATCAGATTGCGAACGGCGAGTCGCCTGAGTTGTTCGGCGATGGGTCGCAGACGCGTGACTTCACGCACGTCGACGATATCGTTCGAGGCCTTGAGATGGCTGCAGACGAGCGACTGCAGGGAATCTTCAATTTAGGGACGGGTGTGAGCTACGACTTTAACGAGATGGTTGGCATGATCAATGAGGTTCTGGGTACGGATGTCGACCCGGTGTATATCGAGAACCCGTTCGAAATCTACGTGCACGACACGAAAGCGGATTACTCGAAGATGCACGAGGCAACCGGGTGGGAGCCGGAGATTACGTTTGAGAAAGGTGTGGAGAAGGTTTGTGAGCCGTATCTGGAGTAG
- a CDS encoding Cdc6/Cdc18 family protein has protein sequence MVSFEFSQSNDIFKNRDVLREDYTPEELVGRDEELGEYHSALQPVINNELPSNIFLYGKSGVGKTAATRFLLGRLQDAARSITELDLHAVRVNCDGLNTSYQVAVAIINRLRDPENQIPVTGYPQSKIYQYLWEELDRFGTILIILDEVDHVNDDSLLYQIPRARDNGYVESAKIGLVGISNDLSYREGLSAKVQSSLCEKEVYFPPYDAGELREVLEQRTQVAFHEDALSDEVIPMCAAYGAKDSGDARQAINLLLEAGDIARNENAPQVAGEHVEQAKRKLESDQITTGVSKLTEHARITLYALTTFAADGETPVTSPVIRERYLALCSASGIEPLSHRQMQAHLSELKMMGVITGREKNLGRGGGKKVLYGLNYDLRLIVETLEQTIDDIGVHRSVQAFVENHSET, from the coding sequence ATGGTTTCATTCGAGTTTTCACAATCAAACGACATTTTCAAAAATCGGGACGTCTTGCGGGAAGATTATACCCCCGAAGAGTTGGTAGGCCGAGACGAGGAACTTGGGGAGTATCATTCTGCACTCCAACCAGTAATCAACAATGAGTTGCCCTCGAACATCTTTCTCTACGGTAAGTCTGGCGTCGGCAAGACAGCAGCAACACGATTCTTGCTCGGCCGACTCCAAGATGCTGCAAGGTCGATAACTGAATTGGACCTCCACGCCGTTCGTGTGAACTGTGACGGACTCAACACGAGCTATCAAGTTGCCGTCGCAATCATCAACCGACTTCGTGACCCCGAGAATCAGATACCAGTCACTGGTTACCCACAATCGAAGATTTACCAGTACCTCTGGGAAGAACTCGACCGATTCGGTACGATACTGATTATCCTCGACGAGGTTGACCACGTCAACGATGACTCGCTACTGTACCAGATCCCACGGGCCCGAGACAACGGGTACGTAGAGTCCGCGAAAATTGGATTGGTCGGCATTTCGAACGACCTTTCGTACCGAGAAGGACTCTCTGCCAAAGTCCAGTCGAGTCTGTGCGAAAAGGAGGTGTACTTCCCCCCATACGACGCCGGTGAGCTTCGTGAAGTGCTCGAACAGCGCACCCAAGTCGCGTTCCACGAAGATGCGCTCTCTGACGAAGTGATTCCCATGTGTGCCGCATATGGTGCGAAGGACTCTGGTGATGCACGGCAGGCGATTAACCTTCTCCTCGAAGCGGGAGATATTGCACGAAACGAGAATGCTCCACAAGTGGCGGGCGAGCATGTCGAACAGGCCAAACGAAAACTTGAGTCAGATCAGATCACGACCGGAGTTTCGAAGCTCACCGAGCACGCTCGCATCACGCTGTACGCACTGACGACCTTCGCTGCGGACGGTGAGACGCCAGTAACCTCGCCAGTCATTCGTGAGCGGTATCTCGCGCTTTGCTCTGCGAGTGGTATCGAACCACTCTCACATCGACAGATGCAGGCGCATCTCTCAGAGCTGAAGATGATGGGCGTGATTACTGGACGAGAGAAAAACCTAGGTCGAGGTGGCGGTAAGAAGGTATTGTATGGTCTCAACTACGACTTGCGTTTGATTGTGGAGACCTTAGAACAAACAATCGACGATATCGGTGTACACCGCTCTGTTCAAGCATTCGTGGAGAACCATTCGGAGACGTAG